The Pseudochaenichthys georgianus chromosome 23, fPseGeo1.2, whole genome shotgun sequence sequence CCGCTGGCCGTCTTCCGGCACAGGCAGAACTTCACCTCCTCGATGCGGTCGGCCATGGCCATTTTGGCTAAGTTAGCAGCGCGGAGCGAGTGGATGGACTCCACCTCTTTATGTTCCTTTGATTTGAAGGCTGCTACGACGGTGGAAGGCTCTCGCGCCTCCTCCAGGCTCTCCTCCAGGTCGCTCAGGGCGTCGGGGTCGaagcctcctctctccttctcCATCAGCTCCTTCACGCGTTTCCTCTTGCTCTTGCTGTTGCCGTAGATGCCGATGTCAATGCGAGGACTGAGGACCTGTCAGAAAAAGAAAGGCGTACCGGATTAGCAACATGTACGATTCATACATCTGATAGACATGCATCAAATACATGGTTTCACGGTGGCCCACCTGGAGCAGTGTGTACGTGGAGTTCTTCTTGAGGAAGGTGCGGGCCGTCCTCTCCCTCCAGGCTCGAGCTGAGGCCACCTGAGACTCCACCTGGCCCAGAGGGTCGAGCCGGACAGGGATGGAGCGACCCCGGGCCAGCAGGCTCTCCAGCTGCTCCAGGTAGGCGAAGCTGCTGCCGCTCTGTCAGAGGGAGAGAAGAGTTGTTAGAGACATTGGAACTTTTTAAGAGCTATAAGGTCAAATACCAGTCCCTCAAGAGGACACGTGACTTTAGATTGAACAGGTTCTTATACCTGAATGGCATCCACTTTAGAAGTCCACTCCTTGGCCTTCTGTAGGGCCTCGCGGAGGGCCAATATGTTAGGGAGGTACGCTGGGATGTTCCTAGCTTCCAGCACAATGCTCTCCAAGGTCACCAAGCTGTGTCGaggcctgggggggggggggcgttatTAGAGACAGACAGCCATGATTATCAAGTATGACTACAGTAAAATTATAGTTAACTATTTTTTGTAACTAGCACCAATTACAATAAGAATACTTCAATGTATCCCATTCATAAAAGAATAAAAGACAATggtgataaataaataaaaatgtagcatAAGTATATTGAATTGAACACAAGAagtttgtgtttatttgtatgaACATGAAAAGTTAAATGTCCCATAAAAGatacaatttcaaaaataaaaatgtattcaaaCATAAGAAGTAAGAGTAAAATGTCTAATAAAAGAtatataaaatatgttttaatttaAGATATATACATTAGTCTCTaatatgttttattaaatgATGAACGGAAATGGAGAAAGTGCCAACATTCCCATGAACTATTTTGCGGATGTGTTACACATGCACGCTCACCTGGCCTGAAGGCAGCCGCGGGCCTTTTCCTCCCATCTCTCGGAGACAGTGAGGATCTCCTGCAGCTCGGCCATGGCCTTCTCCACAGCGTGGTGGGGGGCCAGGCCGACCCCCGAGTCTATCAGCCTCTTCATCAGCTCCAGGGTGACGCGGTGAGGCTCTGCCAGGGTGATGCGCACCTGAGAATCAGAACCAGAATTAGAATATTTGATTCATCCGGGCGATTGTGACAGGTGCTACATTTTAGAACaacaaattaaaatacaaataattagaaataaaatgtgaaggaaaaatattaaataaactaaagatATTCAACATATGGAGATAAAGTTCAATTGATAAAAGATCAAATAAAAAATTGTGACAAGTTCAAAGTGAAAATGTGCATTATGTCCTAAAATATATACAGTGGTGTATTAGAATTTTAAGATAAAAAACGCTGAGTTTCACAGTTTAAAAAAGGTTGATGGTGAAATTAGGCCTTATAGGAGCTAAATAGGAGGACAACACGTTTTACACGAGGCTGCAACTACAACAACTATGAGTAAATGCACACAAGCCGTTTGTGCTCTCACCTCATCCAGCCAGCGGGCCTGTTGCAGCTCCTGTTTGAGTCGGGGCAGCTCCGGCAGCTCCACATCCAGACCGCTGCCTAGATCCAGCAGGGCCTGCAGCTTGGAGGAATCGGGCATCTCGTCTGACAGCGCCACCTGGGCTCGCTCGTGGAAGTCCTCCACGTTCTCCAGTAATTCCTGGAGGAAAAACGAGGTGGAGGGTTCAGCAGTTATTCAATAGTGTTGATGGTGAAAGAATGGGGATGAGGCCCGGGTAAGCTTCTATGGTATCAAGGGGGACTCACTTTGACTTGTCGGGCCTGGCTGATGATGCAGGGCAGCCTGTAGAGCTGATCCACAAAGGCCTTGAGCTCATCCACCGTCAGTTTTGTACGATTACGACTGCTCTCAGAACGCAGGCGGCTGCTGCAGACACACATGGGAAGAGACATATAGGTTAGCCTTTAATACATTATTCTAAGTATTAGTGCATTCTAGGTTATCATTAAATTGCTTTTCTGTTGGATTACATTAAGGGTCCGTGTATGAACATCCACTGACCTGTGCCTTTGCTTGcggctgagcagcagctgagcgACTGAGGAGCACGTCTCCGCCTCTTTGACCATCTCCCTCAGGCGACGGAACAAAACCTTCTCGGGGTACTTCCTGTCCTCTGCATCCTCCAGCAAGACCTTGAGCTCAATAAGATCTAGGAGACACACAAAACAACCATGCAATGGCAGAAAAGAAATATGCAACATGTACATATCTTGTAGTGCGATTTAAGTGTAAAACCTTTCTTGTTTTTCTGGTCGGCAGCCAAGCCATCGCTGACCCTCTTAGCCCAGGTGTCGTAAGACTGAGCCCGGGTCTTGACCCCATACAGCATGGCAGGAAACTCCTCCAGATCATAGCGATACCTGAAACACATCGAGCACATGTCAACATCAAAATATGGTTTATGTGGTGGCGACAACAAACATTTCCTGACTATCTGCTGAACATATTTAGTGTTATTACACGGCTTGGTTAAATACTAGTTTCTTATTGGTCAATTTGAACATTCAGCAGTCTGCTATTTCTCTATAGCAGTGAGGACACTCATGTTAATCCgcaaagccatgtaataatcgggataatgtgcagcgagcctTTCATTAATGAGTAAAGAAAACGTTTAGGTTGATTCAGGATCCTGCTCTCATTGTCGGGGTTCTTCTCCCTCACTTATTAGACACTGTGCAGCATTGTAGCAAACCAACACTTACCGTAGACACTTGTTGCCGAGGGCacagtcacagagatctgctgcGTGCGTGAGACAGACCAGTCTGTCGGGGCTGCAGGGGCAGGTCAGAGCAGACAGGAAACACGTCGTCTTGCACTTGTAGCACTGGCGTTCATCGTCTGGGAGAAGTTCAAACACCTCCTGCTCCGAAGACAAAATCCCCTGTAGAAAGAGAACAGATTATGCCATCACTGGGATGATATAAAGTAAGGACGTCCCGATCAGGTTTACTTCCCCCTGATTTAAGATTCAAAGTGAGATAACAGCCATTCAGCCACACCTTAAACATGCATAAATCAAGCATAAACAAAGAAAAGACAATTACCATTTCCTGAACAGCCTGTCTGAGTTTAGTCTCCTCCTCCATCATGTCTCCTATTTCCTTGCAGACAGCGGCAGCCAGCTCCACGTCCAGACTCTCTGGATCAGCAGCCATCTTGCAGAGCAGCTCCTCGTGGGAGAAGACGCAGTAGCGGTGGAGGCGTCGGTAATGGGATACACACTGACGACCCATGGGTAACTAGGGAAGGGCAAagataaacatttttaaaaaaaaacttctctcacgtatttttatttaaatggggGCAGTATTTGCTTTGCTCTCACCCAGTCAGCGGTGCAGAAGTTGACGGCCTCTGCGAAGTTGTAGCCCTGGTTGAAGCCGCTGTGATAGGCCCTGGGGAAGGTCACCACAAACTCCCCTGCACACTGATTGGTCCTGTACACCTGAAGGGGGGAATATGCACACAATCATCATGGAGCCAATATTTAATTAGATATGATAGAGTGTGCAGAACAAAGTGTTTAAGTATCTTAAAATGATGTTTGCCATTAACTTGCGGACAAGCCTACAAAAATAcatcatccctgcaccactctatatcaACCCCACCAAACAGACTACTCACAGGGACACCGTGCTCCATGAGGACGTTGGGATTCATGATGGTGACCAGTTGATGGAGGAGGTCAGGCTGGGAGTCAAAAAGCTCCGGAGCCAACTTTTTCATTACAGCCTCCAGCTTCTCCGCTGCAGAGGCCGGCACGCCGTACCAAGTCTTCGGCTCACCCCTGGAGGAGAAAGGAAAAACGAAAGATATAAACTTGTGAATAAGGTTAGAATGGATcattcaaatataaaaaaaaaaacgaaagaACAAGAATCTCTCAGAGTATAtcactgtatttttttttaaattgcattCTATTTTGGTATGTCCTTATTGTAATCTTACCAGTGCAGGAAGTTGATGGAGTAACTCCAGTGGTCCTCGATGTGCCAGCAGAAAGAGGAGAAGCACATGCCCACGTAGAGCCAGGGCACCTTCATACCCGAGATGTCCACATTGATGTGTGTGAGCACCGACTGCTCCAGCACCGGCATGTTGTTCAGGTTCCAGCCCGAATTGGCATAATCCTAACAGGAGAGGAAACAGAGGGCTTTCTTTAGCTTTGGGGCAAAAGTCACGTTTTTACCTAATGGAAAAAGCTTTTGGTGAATCTTTATGGGGGTCTGATCAGTAACAAGTCCCAGGTAATGCATTTTGGACACAGGGGAATCCCCACCAAAAGAACCAGAtcgaaaactattttaaaaatcaaTAAAGTAATGAAATTGGCTTTTATTTAAGCTTAATGTGATATGCAATAGAGATGCCCCTATTATTATCATCAAGGGTGATACACAGGCAGTTAAAGAGAGATAAACAAACACTAATGAAACATTATTTACAGGGTGTGGATAACAGCAAACAGATACATAATGAATAATGAATAAGTACCTGAGATGTCTATCTAACTGGAGGGAAGATAGTAAAGTTTTATACCGCACCCATTTTAGCCATCTATTGTCAAATATATAAACTATGAATTGATTATTTCTATTATAAATAAGCTCAGATTTTCCCAGACCAATTGGAGCATCCTTAGATTCTAACCTTTACCCTCGAAAATAACCGTTTGGATTCTGAGTCATGTGAAAAAATACAAACCAAGTCAAGACTTTAGGAGTTTACGGGAATATATAATACTAATCTTCTCACCTCTTCATCTCCCAGTAGCCTCCTCTTCCCGTCCCTGACCGGAAACCCACTGCCCACGTCTTTCGAGCTGATGTCAGCGCCGTACTCCACGATGACGTCCTCCTCGATGCTGCTGACGAGGCGCCAGAACTCTTTCTCCACCAACTCCGTGGGGACCATCTGGAGGGACAAAGCAGAAATTATAAGAATATCTTTCCTCCTGTAAACGAGAGAAACCTCCAATTGTGCGGATTTGACATACATGAACAGGCATGTTGAAGTAGTCCGACTTGAATTGGTCAGCCATTTCTCCGAAGCTCTGCAGAGAGTACTCCCTCCCCGCCTGCTCAAAGCCAAAGGCCTCCCTGGGCTTACTGCACTCCTGTCAGGGGAGATGGACAACTCATTACAGTAGGAAACTAAACGGTGTGGATGATGCATGCAGCAGAACGACAACACCTTATTTATCCCAAGGGAAATTGGGTTTTGTGACAGTTGCTCTATTTTGGAAGGAaaaaaaatatacaaatatttattaAAAGATTTGACCTTTAGTTAAAAtgtcaaataaaatataaaataaaaatggataaaatatttatatacacttttttttatgtatATAGTTACTGTTTATTtaattttctatttcttttttatttaaattaatgtGCAATACCTTGTATACATGCTGCTTATACTTCCCAAAACAAGATCAAAAAAGTGTATCTAAAACTAGttaaagtaaaaatgtgcacattgtacTACAATATAAAACATGTATATTTACAATATATACTGTGGCGGATTAGAATTGATAAGATATTAATACATAACGGATGGATGAGGGAATTTGTAACATTGTAACATTTCTGTGTGCGACTGTGCGTGTCAGAAAATGATCAATAAACATGTTTAATCCTTCTTTAATAATTTGGATTGCCCCCTCAAGCTTTACCTCAGCAACACACTTAGGGCAGCGCCAGTCCCCCTTGGGCACGTCCTGCAGGGGCGGGATCAGACAGAAGGTGTGGTAGCTGTCGTCACAGCCATCACACAGCAGGAGGCGGTCCTCCTCATCGCCCCGCCCACACACCAGGCAGAGGTACAGGTCGATCTGGGGGATCAGCAGCCCGAAACAAACAAGAGATGGTCACGCATGTGGATAGAATGAACGCACTGCCTTTGCACAATCTGTTTTCTCTTTTACCGCCATCAAACATTGGAATATGCTTCCATCTGATCTTAAAACCTGCGCAGATTTTCACACTTTTCCCTCAAAGCGCGAGAACATTTATTTTTGGCAACCAGTCTTGCCAACATTAATTTTACTGTAATTTGAGCCGTTTATTTTACAATAAAGATATATAATAAAACAACATGAACTGTCAGGAAAAATgccaaacacactcacaaagtTGACCTCCAGGGTCTCCTTGCGGGGTCGCATTTTAATGGCGAAGGCCTGGGCTTTGAGGTGACGCTGCTTCCTGCTGAATCCGTCATCTAAAAAGAAGGAAAGTGCCGGTTAGCGAATAGGAATGTCTTTGTTTGTGCTAAATACAGGTCAACAGAAAAGCGAGCCTTACCAGCTGATAGAATTCCCAAGTTGACCATCTTGGGACTTGTGCTGAAGATCTTTAGGCCTTTAGGCTCCTTGTTTTCCCTCTGGAAGAAAACAACAGCAGCAGAGTGAGaaacagctaaccaatcagagaagACTGGgctctgcagcacaggcagtatgagaaaaagaaagacTTCAGAGCATACAGAATACAGAGCACAAGAAGGAtgcatttatttatgttttaaaaatgtaaaatctCTACCTCAGATTTAAGGCGCCTGGAGCGTCTCTCAGGCAGGAGCCTCTCTTTGGCCTGCATCGCATCCCCGTCTCCATCTTTCTCATCCTCCTCATccagctcctcttcctccaccgACTCCTCGCCGACTCCCTCGTCCACATCTTCCCCATCATCACATTCCTCATATAGCCGCTGGATGCCCTAATTGGAGAAAGAGTGAAACCAAATGAGGGTTCTGGAAATGTACAAATGTCTCTATTGTGGGTTTTGAAGAACAGGGTACTTTATTGTTGGGATATCTTGCCTAGAGCTGTTTGAAGTGAGGCCAAGACTTACATTTGAGAAGGACACTGAGAACAGCCAAATCGAAATGAGCTCAATGGTTAACAAAAAGTCTATTAACCAGAtgacaacacacactcacaaaacaACTTTCAAAGATGTTTGTTTTGTGTAAGGTTGTCAACGTTAACGCACTTGAATCTGGAACCCTTTACATGTCAAATAAATCAGCCCATATTAATCCCATTACCAAGTTTGTCCCCAAAGTCCTCAGGTAATCAACCACATTGTAACCGCTGTGTTTTACGTATGAATGTGTGTCAGAGCTCCGACACTGAGTTAGTGTTAGCTTGTTAATCGAGCAGCACTCACAGTGAGCGTGGCCCCCGACTGGAAGAGTTCGTATGGATAGAGGATCCTCTCGTAGTGGGAGCGCAGCAGGGAGCCGGTGCCTTTCCCCGCCGGGAAGCCCATCCTGCCGGCCACCTTGGACCACCTCTTCTCTTTGCACACCGCCTCAAAGCCGCCCTCTGAGGACACAGTCTGAAACAAATAACACTTCTTATGAGCAATATGTACTATTTTACAATTGTTGTTACTGGCTGCCTGTCACTTCCTCTGTTATACCTTAGTTAAAGAGACAATTACTTCGGTGCAATATACCCTTTCTCTGCAATGTGTTCATGTTATTATTactttaacagttttatatgatCACTTACGTTCTTAAAAATGCTGCCACTTACAATTTCTTACCATTCATTTATAGTTGATTGTATTTTATTAACGTGTGCCGCCTCTTTGTTTAATATGTGAGCCTACTAACGCCACATTTTGCTCTAACACTTATAgaggatttctgattctgaaacacCAAAAGGGCCGTTTTGACGAGCATCAGGGAAGGAGTTCAAATCAGCAAAGATTAAGGAAACTGGCACTGTCATATGATCAGACAAAAAAACAATGGAGCATTCAAAAAAAGTTGCTGTATTTCACCTTGCTGAGCTGATAGAGGTCCAACACTTTTCTCTCCACATGAGGGAATCTGGTCTTGGATCCCTGCAGCTCCCAGAACTTTGCGATTTGAT is a genomic window containing:
- the kdm5a gene encoding lysine-specific demethylase 5A is translated as MSAFAEFVPPPECPVFEPSWEDFSDPLGFINKIRPIAEKTGICKIRPPEDWQPPFACDVRNFRFTPRVQRLNELEALTRVKLNFLDQIAKFWELQGSKTRFPHVERKVLDLYQLSKTVSSEGGFEAVCKEKRWSKVAGRMGFPAGKGTGSLLRSHYERILYPYELFQSGATLTGIQRLYEECDDGEDVDEGVGEESVEEEELDEEDEKDGDGDAMQAKERLLPERRSRRLKSERENKEPKGLKIFSTSPKMVNLGILSADDGFSRKQRHLKAQAFAIKMRPRKETLEVNFIPQIDLYLCLVCGRGDEEDRLLLCDGCDDSYHTFCLIPPLQDVPKGDWRCPKCVAEECSKPREAFGFEQAGREYSLQSFGEMADQFKSDYFNMPVHMVPTELVEKEFWRLVSSIEEDVIVEYGADISSKDVGSGFPVRDGKRRLLGDEEDYANSGWNLNNMPVLEQSVLTHINVDISGMKVPWLYVGMCFSSFCWHIEDHWSYSINFLHWGEPKTWYGVPASAAEKLEAVMKKLAPELFDSQPDLLHQLVTIMNPNVLMEHGVPVYRTNQCAGEFVVTFPRAYHSGFNQGYNFAEAVNFCTADWLPMGRQCVSHYRRLHRYCVFSHEELLCKMAADPESLDVELAAAVCKEIGDMMEEETKLRQAVQEMGILSSEQEVFELLPDDERQCYKCKTTCFLSALTCPCSPDRLVCLTHAADLCDCALGNKCLRYRYDLEEFPAMLYGVKTRAQSYDTWAKRVSDGLAADQKNKKDLIELKVLLEDAEDRKYPEKVLFRRLREMVKEAETCSSVAQLLLSRKQRHSSRLRSESSRNRTKLTVDELKAFVDQLYRLPCIISQARQVKELLENVEDFHERAQVALSDEMPDSSKLQALLDLGSGLDVELPELPRLKQELQQARWLDEVRITLAEPHRVTLELMKRLIDSGVGLAPHHAVEKAMAELQEILTVSERWEEKARGCLQARPRHSLVTLESIVLEARNIPAYLPNILALREALQKAKEWTSKVDAIQSGSSFAYLEQLESLLARGRSIPVRLDPLGQVESQVASARAWRERTARTFLKKNSTYTLLQVLSPRIDIGIYGNSKSKRKRVKELMEKERGGFDPDALSDLEESLEEAREPSTVVAAFKSKEHKEVESIHSLRAANLAKMAMADRIEEVKFCLCRKTASGFMLQCELCKDWFHGACVPLPKTGTQKKTGVGWQSNTKDSKFLCPLCQRSRRPRLETILSLLVSLQKLPVRLPEGEALQCLTERAMSWQDRARQSLATDELSSALAKLSVLSQRMVEQAAREKTEKIINAELQKAAANPDLQGHIQTFQQSGFSRAASPRQSVDYDDEETDSDEDIRETYGYDMKDPGEVKPYLFCDEEIPVKSEEVVSHMWPTVTPSFCAEHAYSSASKSCVQNMTPRKQPRKTPLVPRSLEPPVLELSSQAKAQLEELMMLGDLLEVSLDETQHIWRILQATHPPSEERFLQVMEPDDSLMDKPLKLKLKESEKKRKRKLERAEHHHMLMAAAAAAGGGSVMGELRPGKNKELKRVGLELGLGIKPKKKKLKLNMDKNREMKQIAKRLVKEEKERKRKEKLVAKAEAMRDVLEKRKEKKILDIPSKYDWSGAEDSNDENAVCAAKNCQRPCKDKVDWVQCDGGCDEWFHQVCVGVTCEMAENEDYVCMDCIGKAGGGDLGVTVEEVAEESVVVLSTSMCSVQRLPSVVASWSHTPTLLHPAASHQPEPQQGS